One genomic segment of Streptomyces coeruleoprunus includes these proteins:
- a CDS encoding DUF6381 family protein translates to MNEPADAREGKDLERTAEGAADPQEKQRLRDEARRLRERSEQESGMATGDIYPTGSTGNGPLGPFRNGSITRPAPVRGAPPWQSPPHVELDA, encoded by the coding sequence GTGAACGAGCCCGCAGATGCGCGAGAAGGCAAGGACCTGGAGCGGACGGCGGAAGGCGCTGCCGACCCGCAGGAGAAGCAGCGGCTGCGGGACGAGGCACGCCGGCTCAGGGAGCGGAGCGAGCAGGAGTCCGGCATGGCCACCGGCGACATCTACCCGACCGGTAGCACGGGGAACGGCCCCTTGGGTCCGTTCCGCAACGGCTCGATCACCCGCCCCGCACCCGTGCGGGGCGCCCCGCCATGGCAGAGTCCTCCCCATGTGGAGCTCGACGCCTGA
- a CDS encoding DUF4365 domain-containing protein — translation MALAAQPEPGRHPDPPLRGALATTACMETLQVGYLHAVAAAAGCTLSQPFPDNGIDWHLSHSAPGHAVDDEVTIKVQLKATYQIPPRPPGAAFSFTLDNDHLVKLARTPVAVHKILVVMLVPRSRDEWLHAGHDRLDLRHCCYWTNLAGHPVTGRRRTTVRIPTTRIFDDRALCEIMTRVGAGGRP, via the coding sequence ATGGCGCTCGCGGCCCAGCCCGAACCCGGAAGGCACCCCGACCCGCCCCTGCGGGGCGCACTCGCCACCACCGCCTGCATGGAGACCCTCCAAGTCGGCTACCTCCACGCCGTCGCGGCCGCCGCCGGATGCACCCTCTCCCAGCCCTTCCCCGACAACGGCATCGACTGGCACCTCAGCCACAGCGCCCCCGGACACGCCGTCGACGACGAGGTCACCATCAAGGTCCAGCTCAAGGCGACCTACCAGATCCCCCCACGACCCCCCGGCGCCGCCTTCTCCTTCACCCTCGACAACGACCACCTGGTGAAGCTCGCCCGCACCCCCGTCGCCGTCCACAAGATCCTCGTCGTCATGCTCGTCCCCCGCAGCCGCGACGAATGGCTCCACGCCGGACACGACCGACTCGACCTGCGCCACTGCTGCTACTGGACCAACCTCGCCGGACACCCCGTCACCGGCAGACGGCGCACGACCGTCCGCATACCCACCACACGGATCTTCGACGACCGGGCCCTCTGCGAGATCATGACCCGCGTCGGGGCGGGAGGGAGACCCTGA
- the thrS gene encoding threonine--tRNA ligase: MSDVRVIIQRDSEREERVVTTGTTAADLFAGERSIVAARVNGELKDLAYEVQDGETVEGVEITSEDGLNILRHSTAHVMAQAVQELFPEAKLGIGPPVKDGFYYDFDVDKPFTPEDLKAIEKKMQEIQKRGQKFARRVVTDEAAREELANEPYKLELIGLKGSASSEDGADVEVGAGELTIYDNLDAKTGELCWKDLCRGPHLPSTRAIPAFKLMRNAAAYWRGSEKNPMLQRIYGTAWPSKDELKAHLDFLAEAEKRDHRKLGNELDLFSIPEQIGSGLAVFHPRGGIIRRVMEDYSRRRHEEEGYEFVYTPHATKGRLFETSGHLDWYAEGMYPPMQLDEGVDYYLKPMNCPMHNLIFDARGRSYRELPLRLFEFGTVYRYEKSGVVHGLTRARGFTQDDAHIYCTKEQMAEELDKTLTFVLNLLRDYGLTDFYLELSTKDPEKYVGSDEIWEEATETLRQVAEKQGLPLTPDPGGAAFYGPKISVQAKDAIGRTWQMSTVQLDFNLPERFNLEYTAADGTKQRPVMIHRALFGSIERFFAVLLEHYAGAMPPWLAPVQAVGIPVGDAHVPYLQEFAAEAKRNGLRVEVDASSDRMQKKIRNHQKQKTPFMIIVGDDDMSAGTVSFRYRDGSQENGIPKADAIAKLVDVVERRVQV, translated from the coding sequence GTGTCAGACGTCCGTGTGATCATCCAACGCGATTCCGAGCGGGAAGAGCGCGTGGTGACGACGGGCACTACGGCCGCCGACCTCTTCGCCGGCGAGCGCAGCATCGTCGCGGCCCGCGTGAACGGTGAGCTGAAGGACCTCGCGTACGAGGTCCAGGACGGCGAGACCGTCGAGGGCGTCGAGATCACCTCCGAGGACGGCCTCAACATCCTGCGCCACTCCACCGCGCACGTCATGGCCCAGGCCGTCCAGGAGCTGTTCCCGGAGGCCAAGCTCGGCATCGGCCCGCCGGTCAAGGACGGCTTCTACTACGACTTCGACGTGGACAAGCCGTTCACGCCCGAGGATCTCAAGGCCATCGAGAAGAAGATGCAGGAGATCCAGAAGCGCGGCCAGAAGTTCGCCCGCCGCGTCGTGACCGACGAGGCCGCCCGCGAGGAGCTGGCGAACGAGCCGTACAAGCTGGAGCTCATCGGCCTCAAGGGCTCGGCCTCCAGCGAGGACGGCGCGGACGTCGAGGTGGGCGCCGGCGAGCTGACCATCTACGACAACCTGGACGCCAAGACCGGCGAGCTGTGCTGGAAGGACCTCTGCCGGGGCCCGCACCTGCCGTCGACCCGGGCCATCCCGGCGTTCAAGCTGATGCGGAACGCCGCCGCGTACTGGCGCGGCAGCGAGAAGAACCCGATGCTCCAGCGCATCTACGGCACCGCGTGGCCGTCCAAGGACGAGCTGAAGGCGCACCTGGACTTCCTCGCCGAGGCCGAGAAGCGCGACCACCGCAAGCTCGGCAACGAGCTGGACCTCTTCTCCATCCCGGAGCAGATCGGCTCCGGCCTCGCCGTCTTCCACCCGCGTGGCGGCATCATCCGCCGGGTCATGGAGGACTACTCGCGGCGCCGCCACGAGGAGGAGGGCTACGAGTTCGTCTACACCCCGCACGCCACCAAGGGCCGTCTCTTCGAGACCTCCGGTCACCTGGACTGGTACGCCGAGGGCATGTACCCCCCCATGCAGCTCGACGAGGGCGTGGACTACTACCTGAAGCCCATGAACTGCCCGATGCACAACCTGATCTTCGACGCGCGGGGCCGCTCGTACCGCGAGCTGCCCTTGAGGTTGTTTGAATTCGGGACGGTGTATCGGTACGAGAAGTCGGGCGTCGTGCACGGCCTGACCCGTGCCCGGGGCTTCACCCAGGACGACGCGCACATCTACTGCACCAAGGAGCAGATGGCGGAGGAGCTCGACAAGACGCTCACCTTCGTCCTGAACCTGCTGCGCGACTACGGCCTGACCGACTTCTACCTGGAGCTGTCCACCAAGGACCCGGAGAAGTACGTCGGGTCGGACGAGATCTGGGAGGAGGCGACCGAGACCCTCCGCCAGGTGGCCGAGAAGCAGGGCCTGCCCCTCACCCCCGACCCGGGCGGCGCGGCCTTCTACGGCCCGAAGATCTCCGTCCAGGCGAAGGACGCGATCGGCCGTACCTGGCAGATGTCGACGGTCCAGCTGGACTTCAACCTGCCGGAGCGCTTCAACCTGGAGTACACGGCCGCGGACGGCACCAAGCAGCGTCCGGTCATGATCCACCGCGCGCTGTTCGGCTCCATCGAGCGGTTCTTCGCCGTGCTGCTGGAGCACTACGCGGGCGCCATGCCCCCGTGGCTGGCCCCGGTCCAGGCGGTCGGCATCCCGGTCGGCGACGCCCATGTCCCGTACCTCCAGGAGTTCGCCGCCGAGGCGAAGCGGAATGGCCTGCGGGTCGAGGTGGACGCCTCGTCGGACCGGATGCAGAAGAAGATCCGGAACCACCAGAAGCAGAAGACCCCGTTCATGATCATCGTCGGTGACGACGACATGAGCGCGGGCACGGTCTCCTTCCGCTACCGCGACGGCTCGCAGGAGAACGGCATCCCCAAGGCCGACGCCATCGCCAAGCTGGTCGACGTGGTGGAGCGCCGCGTCCAGGTCTGA